TCCTTTGGTATCCCGCTGCCCAGTAGCATAATAACGAGTTTTAATGCGCCGAATATGAGCCGCTAAGCTTTGCTTTCGCGCTAAAAAGATGTATGAACTTCCAGCTTGCCGTATATTGCGTCAGCACGCCCTCAGGAGGTAGATTATGAACATTACTAAGACAATACTCACAATGGTTATCCTTGCGTCACTTGCTCTATTTGTAGGTTGTACTCAAGATTCGCAGAATAAAATCGGTAGATCTATCCAGAACTGGACAGGTGTTAACGGAGTTCTTGAAATCTATTCAGGCGGAAAAGTCGTTAAGAAATTTATTAAAATTGATAAATTATCCACCGCAACTGGAACCACAGGTAAAGTAGATCGACCTTACCGTTTCGGATACGGAATCCTCGATGCCAACTTTAATGGTATAAAAGATCCCGGCGAAAAAAAGGTATACTTCGAGTTCAGTGACTACTCCACTAGTTATATCTTTTTCGAAAACCCATAAGAGATTATAAATTACATACCGGGCCGCATGGCCCGGTTATTTTTTTGCCTATGAACAAATGCATTAGAGCGGCTAGAGCCGTCACCCTCCAAGATGGAGCAGGTCTTATCGAAGACTTTGCTCTCATCCACAACGGAACCGAGATCCTCGAAACGGGAACATGGTCTGACTTAAAAGACAGTGCTCCCGCAGACGTTGCAGACCTCGGTGATGTTACTATTGTTCCTGGACTGATCAATGCACACGTGCATCTCGAACTTTCACATATCGAAGGTAAAACAGTACAAGGCCAAGGGTTCATGCCGTGGGTTATATCACTGCTTAGCAACGCTACCTACGATATACAGGAAGAACTGATCCGCAAGGCTCTAGCGAGTATGCTTGAAAGTGGAACGTCCTTTTGCGCTGATATTTCCACCAATAATTGCTCGCGAATTGCTGAGCTTATAGATGAATCAGGTATTGGTTTTTACGGATTCTGCGAAGCCATCGGTCAGCAGATTCCAAAAGAAGGCGCATCATTTTTCCCAAGCAAGACTTATCCACTTGGCAGAAACGCAGGAGCAGGACACGCTCTCTACTCCACACATGCTAAAATGATTCGTGCATTGAAAAAAGCCGATTCTGCGGCAAATTTGCCGTTCTCAATTCATTTGGCCGAGAATGAAGAAGAAGACGAGATAATCGCTCATGGAACTGGACCTTTTGCAGAAATGCTGAAGGGCGCAGGACTTTTAGCTGAATGCGGAAGCAATGGACTATCCCCTGTTGAATACGCCCACTCACTAGAAATTCTTGACAAATCTACGCTTGCGGTTCATTGCGTTCGAGTTTCTGAAAATGATATTAAAATTTTAGCAGACACCGGAACGAACGTCTGCCTGTGTCCACGAAGCAATGATTTTATTGGAGAAGGACAAGCTCCGTGGGAAAAGATCATTAATTCAGGCGTTAACACATGTTTAGGCACTGACAGCATAGCTTCCAACCACGATCTTAATATGTGGAATGAATTGGAATATATGCTGAAAAGGATTGAGATTAACATCTCAGCGCAACAAGCTTTATCCATGATCACTAAGAATTCAGCTAAAGCGCTGATGATAGACAAATTTTACGGATCTCTTGAAGCAGGTAAAAGGCCAGTCTTTGCGATTGTCCCTGCCAGCCTTGAAGACCTTTTATTTTAATAACTCCGTTATAAACGGCAAACCACTAATCTCGCTTTAAATAAAAGGCGCATGCAGAGGACAGCTTATGGAGTGGCGACACAAAGACCTGTTAGACATCACACAACTCTCGAAAGAAGATGTGGCTCATATCTATGAAACAGCGACATACTTCCAAGAGATTAATTCGCGCCCGGTAAAAAAAGTACCAACCCTAAAAGGCCGCAGCGTGGTCCTTTTTTTTGCTGAACCGAGTACGAGAACTAAAACGTCTTTCGACATGGCCGGCAAAAGACTTTCCTGTGATACATTCTCCCTTGCGAAAAGCTCCAGCAGCTTAACCAAAGGAGAGACTCTCAAGGATACAGCCCTGACCTTAGAAGCCATGAACATTGATGGTATCGTCATCAGGCATTGGGCCAGCGGAGCCGCAGCTTTTATGGCTGAACGGCTTGATTGCAGCGTGATCAATGCTGGTGACGGCAGACATGCCCACCCTACTCAGGCACTACTCGACGGATTCACATTTCATCAAGAATGGGGTTCCGTAGAAGGTAAAACCATTCTTATCCTCGGAGATATCGCCCATAGCCGCGTAGCCCGTTCAAACGTCCTGCTGCTTACCATGATGGGCGCAAAAGTTAGATTTTGCGCACCTAGAACTCTGCTTCCACCAAACATTAAAAGCTGGCCTGTAGAAGTTTTTACCGACGTAAACCAAGCGTCCAAAGGCGTTGATGCTATCATGTGTCTGCGTCTTCAGCTTGAAAGACAACAAGCCGGACTTCTTCCAAATGTTCGTGAATATTCACGCTACTTCGGGCTTGGCCCCAGACAAGTGGAACTAGCTTCTCCTGATGTAAAGATACTACACCCCGGACCGATGAACCGCGGAGTTGAAATTGATTCAGCATTGGCGGATTCAACAGCAAGCCTTGTGCTTGATCAGGTTGCAAGCGGTGTAGCTGTTCGGATGGCTCTTCTTTACCTCTATCTCACTCGCAAGAAATAAGGAGCATGACTATGACCAATCCTGAACTGGTTGTTCGCAAAGCGATATGGAAAGGAGAAGAGGTAGATCTCCTCGTTGCGGATGGTAAAATACAAGACATTCTTCCTTCGTCAGATACCATGTACGAAGGTGCTGAAGTTGTTGCTGCAAGAGGATACCTGCTCATGCCCAGTCTCACAGATGTTCATACACATCTTAGGGAACCGGGTTTCGAATATAAAGAAGACATAGCTTCCGGCCTAAACGCAGCTGTACACGGCGGTTTTTCCAACATCATGTGTATGGCTAATACTGATCCTGTGAACGACAACGCTGTTATCACCGATCAAATGCTACATAGAGCACGGGCAGAATTCCCTGACGGCCCACGTCTCTTCCCCATCGGAGCGCTTACCAAAAAGCTCGAAGGCAAAGAACTTTCC
This window of the Maridesulfovibrio frigidus DSM 17176 genome carries:
- a CDS encoding amidohydrolase family protein, which translates into the protein MNKCIRAARAVTLQDGAGLIEDFALIHNGTEILETGTWSDLKDSAPADVADLGDVTIVPGLINAHVHLELSHIEGKTVQGQGFMPWVISLLSNATYDIQEELIRKALASMLESGTSFCADISTNNCSRIAELIDESGIGFYGFCEAIGQQIPKEGASFFPSKTYPLGRNAGAGHALYSTHAKMIRALKKADSAANLPFSIHLAENEEEDEIIAHGTGPFAEMLKGAGLLAECGSNGLSPVEYAHSLEILDKSTLAVHCVRVSENDIKILADTGTNVCLCPRSNDFIGEGQAPWEKIINSGVNTCLGTDSIASNHDLNMWNELEYMLKRIEINISAQQALSMITKNSAKALMIDKFYGSLEAGKRPVFAIVPASLEDLLF
- a CDS encoding aspartate carbamoyltransferase catalytic subunit, which produces MEWRHKDLLDITQLSKEDVAHIYETATYFQEINSRPVKKVPTLKGRSVVLFFAEPSTRTKTSFDMAGKRLSCDTFSLAKSSSSLTKGETLKDTALTLEAMNIDGIVIRHWASGAAAFMAERLDCSVINAGDGRHAHPTQALLDGFTFHQEWGSVEGKTILILGDIAHSRVARSNVLLLTMMGAKVRFCAPRTLLPPNIKSWPVEVFTDVNQASKGVDAIMCLRLQLERQQAGLLPNVREYSRYFGLGPRQVELASPDVKILHPGPMNRGVEIDSALADSTASLVLDQVASGVAVRMALLYLYLTRKK